In Malus sylvestris chromosome 15, drMalSylv7.2, whole genome shotgun sequence, a single genomic region encodes these proteins:
- the LOC126604763 gene encoding valine--tRNA ligase, mitochondrial 1-like isoform X2, translating into MEEEPDLIKKKKKEAKAKEKELKKKKALEKAIKLQEQQACASTSKTSKKKNVRLWDDEDENAKDPGTPFGEKKRMASQMTTGYYPKAVEKSWYEWWEKMGFFSAESNSSKPPFVIVLPPPNVTGTLHIGHALTAAIEDTIIRWRRMSGYNAMWLPGMDHAGIATQVVVEKKLMSEKKITRHDIGRDAFVAEVWDWKQKHGSTILQQLRRLGASLDWSRECFTMDEKRSNAVAEAFVRLHKQGLLYRDNRIVTWDCGLLTAISDIEVDYIDIQERTLLRVPGYENPVEFGVLTSFAYPLEEELGEIVVATTRVETILGDTAIAVHPNDERYRHLHGKHAIHPFNGRRIPIICDEILVDPEFGTGAVKITPAHDPNDFNVGKRHNIEFINIFTDEGKINQEGGEFAGMPRFQAREAVTEALKKKGLFKEATNNEMRLGICSRSKDVVEPKIKPQWYVKCSGMGKQALDAAVDSENRKLEIIPRQYTAEWERWLENIRDWCISRQLWWGHRVPAWYVVYEGDKVEDFGVLDDRWVVARNEEEARAQASGRYEGNFQLIQDPDVLDTWFSSALFPLSVLGWPEDTEDLKAFYPTSLLETGHDILFFWVARMVMLGMTLGGDVPFTKVYLHPMIRDAHGRKMSKSLGNVIDPLDVINGVELEGLQKKLLEGNLDAKEVAVSEEGLKKDFPKGIMECGADALRFALVSYTAQHDKINLDIKRVEGYKNWCNKLWNVVRFSLSILGNDYVPPSTVNPDAFPFSCQWILSVLNKAISKTVLSLESYELSDAATAVHAWWQYQLCDVFVEAIKPYFSGNDPKFASERGCARDTLWLCLDNGLRLLHPFMPFVTEELWQRLPSSGDHKRETSIMICEYPSIIECWTNEKVESEMNLTESIVQSLRSLAKESHERRSAIVICRTISDWKIICSHQREIETLAHLSSLTVMNEEDGFPTPTESDGYVKSTVNKNILVFLNVPRVKADPETIREKIERLTLEREKLWLMISSPGYNEKTNEKIQQANADKLQSLDGEIMSLERDGNNLLGD; encoded by the exons ATGGAGGAAGAGCCAGAtttgataaagaaaaagaaaaaggaagcgAAG GCAAAAGAGaaggaattgaagaagaaaaaagcttTGGAGAAAGCTATCAAGCTTCAG GAGCAACAAGCATGTGCTTCTACTTCGAAGACGAGTAAAAAGAAGAATGTAAGGCTTtgggatgatgaagatgaaaaTGCAAAGGATCCAGGGACTCCATTTGGCGAGAAGAAAAGGATGGCTAGTCAAATGACGACAGGGTACTATCCGAAGGCTGTAGAGAAGTC GTGGTATGAGTGGTGGGAGAAAATGGGGTTCTTCTCAGCGGAATCTAACAGCTCCAAACCTCCATTTGTGATT GTTTTGCCGCCACCCAATGTAACTGGTACCCTTCACATAGGCCATGCGCTCACCGCTGCTATTGAG GACACTATCATTCGTTGGCGGAGAATGTCCGGTTACAATGCCATGTGGCTGCCTGGAATGGACCATGCCGGGATAGCAACACAG GTTGTTGTTGAAAAGAAGCTTATGAGTGAGAAAAAAATTACCAGACATGATATAGGTCGCGATGCATTTGTGGCTGAG GTTTGGGATTGGAAACAAAAACATGGGAGCACCATCTTACAGCAGCTACGTCGCTTGGGAGCTTCTTTGGATTGGTCCCGCGAG TGCTTCACGATGGATGAGAAAAGATCAAATGCTGTGGCAGAGGCTTTTGTAAGGCTTCATAAGCAAGGACTTCTCTACAG GGATAATCGCATAGTCACTTGGGATTGTGGGTTGCTTACAGCAATATCTGACATTGAG GTGGATTATATAGATATTCAAGAAAGGACATTACTGAGGGTTCCTGGATATGAGAACCCTGTTGAATTTGGCGTGTTAACTTCATTTGCTTACCCTCTGGAGGAAGAACTTGGTGAGATTGTGGTGGCCACCACTAGAGTGGAAACTATCCTTGGTGATACTGCTATCGCTGTACATCCTAATGACGAGAGGTATAGACACCTTCATGGAAAACATGCCATCCATCCTTTCAATGGAAGAAGGATTCCTATAATATGTGATGAAATTCTCGTTGATCCAGAGTTCGGTACTGGTGCTGTGAAG ATTACCCCAGCCCATGATCCTAATGACTTTAATGTCGGGAAGCGCCATAATATTGAGTTCATTAACATCTTTActgatgaaggaaaaataaatCAGGAGGGTGGAGAATTTGCAGGAATGCCACGTTTCCAAGCCCGAGAGGCAGTGACTGAAGCACTAAAGAAGAAG GGCCTCTTTAAAGAAGCAACGAACAATGAGATGCGCCTTGGTATTTGCTCTAGAAGCAAGGATGTTGTGGAACCCAAGATAAAACCTCAATGGTATGTCAAATGCAGTGGTATGGGAAAGCAAGCCCTCGATGCTGCCGTAGATAGTGAAAATAGGAAGCTTGAGATCATCCCAAGACAATATACTGCTGAATGGGAGAG ATGGCTTGAAAACATTCGTGACTGGTGCATCTCAAGGCAACTGTGGTGGGGTCACCGTGTTCCGGCATGGTATGTTGTTTATGAGGGTGATAAAGTGGAGGATTTTGGAGTACTTGATGATCGATGGGTGGTTGCAAGGAATGAGGAAGAGGCTCGAGCACAGGCTAGTGGTAGATATGAGGGGAACTTTCAATTGATTCAGGATCCTGATGTCCTTGACACTTGGTTTTCTTCTGCTCTCTTCCCATTGTCTGTGTTGGGCTGGCCAGAGGACACAGAAGACCTAAAGGCTTTTTATCCGACTTCACTTCTTGAAACTGGTCACGATATCCTCTTTTTCTGGGTTGCTCGTATGGTAATGCTTGGAATGACATTGGGCGGCGATGTACCTTTTACAAAG GTATATTTGCACCCTATGATTCGTGATGCACATGGGCGTAAAATGTCAAAATCCTTGGGGAATGTCATCGATCCACTTGATGTGATCAATGGTGTTGAACTTGAAGGTCTACAGAAGAAGCTTTTAGAGGGAAATTTGGATGCCAAGGAAGTAGCTGTCTCGGAAGAAGGGCTAAAGAAGGACTTTCCTAAGGGGATTATGGAATGTGGCGCAGATGCTCTCCGCTTTGCTCTAGTGTCTTACACTGCTCAG CATGATAAGATAAATCTGGATATCAAAAGGGTGGAGGGCTACAAAAACTGGTGTAATAAATTGTGGAATGTAGTAAGGTTTTCTCTGAGCATACTTGGGAATGACTATGTTCCGCCTTCAACTGTAAATCCAGATGCGTTCCCATTTAGTTGCCAATGGATACTCTCGGTACTGAACAAAGCCATATCCAAAACTGTTTTGTCACTGGAATCGTACGAATTATCAGATGCAGCCACTGCAGTGCATGCTTGGTGGCAGTACCAGTTGTGTGATGTTTTTGTTGAAGCTATCAAGCCCTACTTTTCTGGTAACGATCCAAAGTTTGCATCTGAAAGGGGCTGTGCACGAGACACTCTATGGTTATGTCTTGACAATGGGCTACGGTTGCTTCATCCGTTTATGCCATTTGTCACAGAAGAACTGTGGCAGCGTCTTCCATCTTCAGGGGATCACAAGAGAGAAACGTCAATTATGATATGCGAATATCCATCCATCATAGAG TGCTGGACAAACGAAAAGGTGGAATCTGAGATGAACCTTACAGAGTCTATTGTGCAATCTCTCCGTTCACTTGCAAAAGAAAGTCATGAAAG GCGATCAGCTATTGTGATTTGTAGAACAATTTCGGATTGGAAGATAATCTGCAGCCATCAACGGGAGATTGAAACTCTGGCCCATTTGTCATCTTTGACG GTAATGAATGAGGAAGATGGCTTTCCCACCCCTACCGAATCAGATGGATACGTGAAGTCTACTGTAAATAAAAACATTTTGGTTTTTCTGAACGTTCCAAGGGTAAAGGCAGACCCTGAAACGATCCGCGAGAAGATAGAAAGACTCACACT GGAACGGGAAAAGCTGTGGTTGATGATAAGTTCTCCAGGTTACAATGAAAAGACTAATGAGAAGATTCAACAAGCTAATGCTGACAAGCTTCAATCCTTGGACGGGGAGATCATGTCTTTGGAAAGGGATGGAAATAATCTCCTTGGAGACTAG
- the LOC126604763 gene encoding valine--tRNA ligase, mitochondrial 1-like isoform X3 codes for MHVVVEKKLMSEKKITRHDIGRDAFVAEVWDWKQKHGSTILQQLRRLGASLDWSRECFTMDEKRSNAVAEAFVRLHKQGLLYRDNRIVTWDCGLLTAISDIEVDYIDIQERTLLRVPGYENPVEFGVLTSFAYPLEEELGEIVVATTRVETILGDTAIAVHPNDERYRHLHGKHAIHPFNGRRIPIICDEILVDPEFGTGAVKITPAHDPNDFNVGKRHNIEFINIFTDEGKINQEGGEFAGMPRFQAREAVTEALKKKGLFKEATNNEMRLGICSRSKDVVEPKIKPQWYVKCSGMGKQALDAAVDSENRKLEIIPRQYTAEWERWLENIRDWCISRQLWWGHRVPAWYVVYEGDKVEDFGVLDDRWVVARNEEEARAQASGRYEGNFQLIQDPDVLDTWFSSALFPLSVLGWPEDTEDLKAFYPTSLLETGHDILFFWVARMVMLGMTLGGDVPFTKVYLHPMIRDAHGRKMSKSLGNVIDPLDVINGVELEGLQKKLLEGNLDAKEVAVSEEGLKKDFPKGIMECGADALRFALVSYTAQHDKINLDIKRVEGYKNWCNKLWNVVRFSLSILGNDYVPPSTVNPDAFPFSCQWILSVLNKAISKTVLSLESYELSDAATAVHAWWQYQLCDVFVEAIKPYFSGNDPKFASERGCARDTLWLCLDNGLRLLHPFMPFVTEELWQRLPSSGDHKRETSIMICEYPSIIECWTNEKVESEMNLTESIVQSLRSLAKESHERRSAIVICRTISDWKIICSHQREIETLAHLSSLTVMNEEDGFPTPTESDGYVKSTVNKNILVFLNVPRVKADPETIREKIERLTLEREKLWLMISSPGYNEKTNEKIQQANADKLQSLDGEIMSLERDGNNLLGD; via the exons atgcat GTTGTTGTTGAAAAGAAGCTTATGAGTGAGAAAAAAATTACCAGACATGATATAGGTCGCGATGCATTTGTGGCTGAG GTTTGGGATTGGAAACAAAAACATGGGAGCACCATCTTACAGCAGCTACGTCGCTTGGGAGCTTCTTTGGATTGGTCCCGCGAG TGCTTCACGATGGATGAGAAAAGATCAAATGCTGTGGCAGAGGCTTTTGTAAGGCTTCATAAGCAAGGACTTCTCTACAG GGATAATCGCATAGTCACTTGGGATTGTGGGTTGCTTACAGCAATATCTGACATTGAG GTGGATTATATAGATATTCAAGAAAGGACATTACTGAGGGTTCCTGGATATGAGAACCCTGTTGAATTTGGCGTGTTAACTTCATTTGCTTACCCTCTGGAGGAAGAACTTGGTGAGATTGTGGTGGCCACCACTAGAGTGGAAACTATCCTTGGTGATACTGCTATCGCTGTACATCCTAATGACGAGAGGTATAGACACCTTCATGGAAAACATGCCATCCATCCTTTCAATGGAAGAAGGATTCCTATAATATGTGATGAAATTCTCGTTGATCCAGAGTTCGGTACTGGTGCTGTGAAG ATTACCCCAGCCCATGATCCTAATGACTTTAATGTCGGGAAGCGCCATAATATTGAGTTCATTAACATCTTTActgatgaaggaaaaataaatCAGGAGGGTGGAGAATTTGCAGGAATGCCACGTTTCCAAGCCCGAGAGGCAGTGACTGAAGCACTAAAGAAGAAG GGCCTCTTTAAAGAAGCAACGAACAATGAGATGCGCCTTGGTATTTGCTCTAGAAGCAAGGATGTTGTGGAACCCAAGATAAAACCTCAATGGTATGTCAAATGCAGTGGTATGGGAAAGCAAGCCCTCGATGCTGCCGTAGATAGTGAAAATAGGAAGCTTGAGATCATCCCAAGACAATATACTGCTGAATGGGAGAG ATGGCTTGAAAACATTCGTGACTGGTGCATCTCAAGGCAACTGTGGTGGGGTCACCGTGTTCCGGCATGGTATGTTGTTTATGAGGGTGATAAAGTGGAGGATTTTGGAGTACTTGATGATCGATGGGTGGTTGCAAGGAATGAGGAAGAGGCTCGAGCACAGGCTAGTGGTAGATATGAGGGGAACTTTCAATTGATTCAGGATCCTGATGTCCTTGACACTTGGTTTTCTTCTGCTCTCTTCCCATTGTCTGTGTTGGGCTGGCCAGAGGACACAGAAGACCTAAAGGCTTTTTATCCGACTTCACTTCTTGAAACTGGTCACGATATCCTCTTTTTCTGGGTTGCTCGTATGGTAATGCTTGGAATGACATTGGGCGGCGATGTACCTTTTACAAAG GTATATTTGCACCCTATGATTCGTGATGCACATGGGCGTAAAATGTCAAAATCCTTGGGGAATGTCATCGATCCACTTGATGTGATCAATGGTGTTGAACTTGAAGGTCTACAGAAGAAGCTTTTAGAGGGAAATTTGGATGCCAAGGAAGTAGCTGTCTCGGAAGAAGGGCTAAAGAAGGACTTTCCTAAGGGGATTATGGAATGTGGCGCAGATGCTCTCCGCTTTGCTCTAGTGTCTTACACTGCTCAG CATGATAAGATAAATCTGGATATCAAAAGGGTGGAGGGCTACAAAAACTGGTGTAATAAATTGTGGAATGTAGTAAGGTTTTCTCTGAGCATACTTGGGAATGACTATGTTCCGCCTTCAACTGTAAATCCAGATGCGTTCCCATTTAGTTGCCAATGGATACTCTCGGTACTGAACAAAGCCATATCCAAAACTGTTTTGTCACTGGAATCGTACGAATTATCAGATGCAGCCACTGCAGTGCATGCTTGGTGGCAGTACCAGTTGTGTGATGTTTTTGTTGAAGCTATCAAGCCCTACTTTTCTGGTAACGATCCAAAGTTTGCATCTGAAAGGGGCTGTGCACGAGACACTCTATGGTTATGTCTTGACAATGGGCTACGGTTGCTTCATCCGTTTATGCCATTTGTCACAGAAGAACTGTGGCAGCGTCTTCCATCTTCAGGGGATCACAAGAGAGAAACGTCAATTATGATATGCGAATATCCATCCATCATAGAG TGCTGGACAAACGAAAAGGTGGAATCTGAGATGAACCTTACAGAGTCTATTGTGCAATCTCTCCGTTCACTTGCAAAAGAAAGTCATGAAAG GCGATCAGCTATTGTGATTTGTAGAACAATTTCGGATTGGAAGATAATCTGCAGCCATCAACGGGAGATTGAAACTCTGGCCCATTTGTCATCTTTGACG GTAATGAATGAGGAAGATGGCTTTCCCACCCCTACCGAATCAGATGGATACGTGAAGTCTACTGTAAATAAAAACATTTTGGTTTTTCTGAACGTTCCAAGGGTAAAGGCAGACCCTGAAACGATCCGCGAGAAGATAGAAAGACTCACACT GGAACGGGAAAAGCTGTGGTTGATGATAAGTTCTCCAGGTTACAATGAAAAGACTAATGAGAAGATTCAACAAGCTAATGCTGACAAGCTTCAATCCTTGGACGGGGAGATCATGTCTTTGGAAAGGGATGGAAATAATCTCCTTGGAGACTAG
- the LOC126604763 gene encoding valine--tRNA ligase, mitochondrial 1-like isoform X1 — translation MEEEPDLIKKKKKEAKAKEKELKKKKALEKAIKLQIIQEQQACASTSKTSKKKNVRLWDDEDENAKDPGTPFGEKKRMASQMTTGYYPKAVEKSWYEWWEKMGFFSAESNSSKPPFVIVLPPPNVTGTLHIGHALTAAIEDTIIRWRRMSGYNAMWLPGMDHAGIATQVVVEKKLMSEKKITRHDIGRDAFVAEVWDWKQKHGSTILQQLRRLGASLDWSRECFTMDEKRSNAVAEAFVRLHKQGLLYRDNRIVTWDCGLLTAISDIEVDYIDIQERTLLRVPGYENPVEFGVLTSFAYPLEEELGEIVVATTRVETILGDTAIAVHPNDERYRHLHGKHAIHPFNGRRIPIICDEILVDPEFGTGAVKITPAHDPNDFNVGKRHNIEFINIFTDEGKINQEGGEFAGMPRFQAREAVTEALKKKGLFKEATNNEMRLGICSRSKDVVEPKIKPQWYVKCSGMGKQALDAAVDSENRKLEIIPRQYTAEWERWLENIRDWCISRQLWWGHRVPAWYVVYEGDKVEDFGVLDDRWVVARNEEEARAQASGRYEGNFQLIQDPDVLDTWFSSALFPLSVLGWPEDTEDLKAFYPTSLLETGHDILFFWVARMVMLGMTLGGDVPFTKVYLHPMIRDAHGRKMSKSLGNVIDPLDVINGVELEGLQKKLLEGNLDAKEVAVSEEGLKKDFPKGIMECGADALRFALVSYTAQHDKINLDIKRVEGYKNWCNKLWNVVRFSLSILGNDYVPPSTVNPDAFPFSCQWILSVLNKAISKTVLSLESYELSDAATAVHAWWQYQLCDVFVEAIKPYFSGNDPKFASERGCARDTLWLCLDNGLRLLHPFMPFVTEELWQRLPSSGDHKRETSIMICEYPSIIECWTNEKVESEMNLTESIVQSLRSLAKESHERRSAIVICRTISDWKIICSHQREIETLAHLSSLTVMNEEDGFPTPTESDGYVKSTVNKNILVFLNVPRVKADPETIREKIERLTLEREKLWLMISSPGYNEKTNEKIQQANADKLQSLDGEIMSLERDGNNLLGD, via the exons ATGGAGGAAGAGCCAGAtttgataaagaaaaagaaaaaggaagcgAAG GCAAAAGAGaaggaattgaagaagaaaaaagcttTGGAGAAAGCTATCAAGCTTCAG atCATCCAGGAGCAACAAGCATGTGCTTCTACTTCGAAGACGAGTAAAAAGAAGAATGTAAGGCTTtgggatgatgaagatgaaaaTGCAAAGGATCCAGGGACTCCATTTGGCGAGAAGAAAAGGATGGCTAGTCAAATGACGACAGGGTACTATCCGAAGGCTGTAGAGAAGTC GTGGTATGAGTGGTGGGAGAAAATGGGGTTCTTCTCAGCGGAATCTAACAGCTCCAAACCTCCATTTGTGATT GTTTTGCCGCCACCCAATGTAACTGGTACCCTTCACATAGGCCATGCGCTCACCGCTGCTATTGAG GACACTATCATTCGTTGGCGGAGAATGTCCGGTTACAATGCCATGTGGCTGCCTGGAATGGACCATGCCGGGATAGCAACACAG GTTGTTGTTGAAAAGAAGCTTATGAGTGAGAAAAAAATTACCAGACATGATATAGGTCGCGATGCATTTGTGGCTGAG GTTTGGGATTGGAAACAAAAACATGGGAGCACCATCTTACAGCAGCTACGTCGCTTGGGAGCTTCTTTGGATTGGTCCCGCGAG TGCTTCACGATGGATGAGAAAAGATCAAATGCTGTGGCAGAGGCTTTTGTAAGGCTTCATAAGCAAGGACTTCTCTACAG GGATAATCGCATAGTCACTTGGGATTGTGGGTTGCTTACAGCAATATCTGACATTGAG GTGGATTATATAGATATTCAAGAAAGGACATTACTGAGGGTTCCTGGATATGAGAACCCTGTTGAATTTGGCGTGTTAACTTCATTTGCTTACCCTCTGGAGGAAGAACTTGGTGAGATTGTGGTGGCCACCACTAGAGTGGAAACTATCCTTGGTGATACTGCTATCGCTGTACATCCTAATGACGAGAGGTATAGACACCTTCATGGAAAACATGCCATCCATCCTTTCAATGGAAGAAGGATTCCTATAATATGTGATGAAATTCTCGTTGATCCAGAGTTCGGTACTGGTGCTGTGAAG ATTACCCCAGCCCATGATCCTAATGACTTTAATGTCGGGAAGCGCCATAATATTGAGTTCATTAACATCTTTActgatgaaggaaaaataaatCAGGAGGGTGGAGAATTTGCAGGAATGCCACGTTTCCAAGCCCGAGAGGCAGTGACTGAAGCACTAAAGAAGAAG GGCCTCTTTAAAGAAGCAACGAACAATGAGATGCGCCTTGGTATTTGCTCTAGAAGCAAGGATGTTGTGGAACCCAAGATAAAACCTCAATGGTATGTCAAATGCAGTGGTATGGGAAAGCAAGCCCTCGATGCTGCCGTAGATAGTGAAAATAGGAAGCTTGAGATCATCCCAAGACAATATACTGCTGAATGGGAGAG ATGGCTTGAAAACATTCGTGACTGGTGCATCTCAAGGCAACTGTGGTGGGGTCACCGTGTTCCGGCATGGTATGTTGTTTATGAGGGTGATAAAGTGGAGGATTTTGGAGTACTTGATGATCGATGGGTGGTTGCAAGGAATGAGGAAGAGGCTCGAGCACAGGCTAGTGGTAGATATGAGGGGAACTTTCAATTGATTCAGGATCCTGATGTCCTTGACACTTGGTTTTCTTCTGCTCTCTTCCCATTGTCTGTGTTGGGCTGGCCAGAGGACACAGAAGACCTAAAGGCTTTTTATCCGACTTCACTTCTTGAAACTGGTCACGATATCCTCTTTTTCTGGGTTGCTCGTATGGTAATGCTTGGAATGACATTGGGCGGCGATGTACCTTTTACAAAG GTATATTTGCACCCTATGATTCGTGATGCACATGGGCGTAAAATGTCAAAATCCTTGGGGAATGTCATCGATCCACTTGATGTGATCAATGGTGTTGAACTTGAAGGTCTACAGAAGAAGCTTTTAGAGGGAAATTTGGATGCCAAGGAAGTAGCTGTCTCGGAAGAAGGGCTAAAGAAGGACTTTCCTAAGGGGATTATGGAATGTGGCGCAGATGCTCTCCGCTTTGCTCTAGTGTCTTACACTGCTCAG CATGATAAGATAAATCTGGATATCAAAAGGGTGGAGGGCTACAAAAACTGGTGTAATAAATTGTGGAATGTAGTAAGGTTTTCTCTGAGCATACTTGGGAATGACTATGTTCCGCCTTCAACTGTAAATCCAGATGCGTTCCCATTTAGTTGCCAATGGATACTCTCGGTACTGAACAAAGCCATATCCAAAACTGTTTTGTCACTGGAATCGTACGAATTATCAGATGCAGCCACTGCAGTGCATGCTTGGTGGCAGTACCAGTTGTGTGATGTTTTTGTTGAAGCTATCAAGCCCTACTTTTCTGGTAACGATCCAAAGTTTGCATCTGAAAGGGGCTGTGCACGAGACACTCTATGGTTATGTCTTGACAATGGGCTACGGTTGCTTCATCCGTTTATGCCATTTGTCACAGAAGAACTGTGGCAGCGTCTTCCATCTTCAGGGGATCACAAGAGAGAAACGTCAATTATGATATGCGAATATCCATCCATCATAGAG TGCTGGACAAACGAAAAGGTGGAATCTGAGATGAACCTTACAGAGTCTATTGTGCAATCTCTCCGTTCACTTGCAAAAGAAAGTCATGAAAG GCGATCAGCTATTGTGATTTGTAGAACAATTTCGGATTGGAAGATAATCTGCAGCCATCAACGGGAGATTGAAACTCTGGCCCATTTGTCATCTTTGACG GTAATGAATGAGGAAGATGGCTTTCCCACCCCTACCGAATCAGATGGATACGTGAAGTCTACTGTAAATAAAAACATTTTGGTTTTTCTGAACGTTCCAAGGGTAAAGGCAGACCCTGAAACGATCCGCGAGAAGATAGAAAGACTCACACT GGAACGGGAAAAGCTGTGGTTGATGATAAGTTCTCCAGGTTACAATGAAAAGACTAATGAGAAGATTCAACAAGCTAATGCTGACAAGCTTCAATCCTTGGACGGGGAGATCATGTCTTTGGAAAGGGATGGAAATAATCTCCTTGGAGACTAG